The following are encoded in a window of Streptomyces sp. 11x1 genomic DNA:
- the scy gene encoding polarized growth protein Scy — MRGYERQEREPAADVDHLSRFEAEMERLKTEREKAIQHAEDLGYQVEVLRAKLHEARRTLMSRPAYDSGGDLGYQAEQMLRQAQMQADQLRADAERELSQARAQTQRILQEHAEQAARLQAELHQEAVTRRQQLDQELSERRQTVESHVNENVAWAEQLRARSESQARRLVDESRAEAEQALAAARAEAERLAAEARQRLQSDSEAARSEADQILRRARAEAERLLNAASTQAQEATEHAEQLRTSTATESDSARRQAAELSRTAEQRMAEAEAALREARAEAEKLVTEAKENAAKAVAGAESTNEQRTRTAKEQVARLVEEATKEAEVTKASAEEVVADARAEAEKLLAEAAEKARSITAEESASALAKTAKTAEDVLNKASEEARNTTKAAIEEAERIRAEAEAEADRLRAEAHDIAEQLKGTAKDDTEEYRAKTVELQEEARRLRGEAEQLRSDAVAEGERIRSEARREAVQQIEEAAKTAEELLAKARTDADELRQTATADSEKVRTEAIERASTLRRQAEETLERTRKEAERHRAEAEEQSEELKAEAERAARELREETERGVEARKAEAAEELTRLQSEAEARLASAEEALADARAEAERIRREAGEESDRLRSEAAERIRTLQAQAEAEAERLRDEAAADASASRAEGEAVAVRLRSEAAAEAERLKSEAQDTADRVRAEAQAAAERLATEASETLAAAQEEAARRRREAEELLGAARQEADQERLRAREQSEELLASARKRVEEAQTEAVRLVEEAERRAGEMVSAAEQHAQQVRDSVAGLHEQAQEEIAGLRNTAEHVADRMRREAEEESDRVRADAYAERERATEDANRVRREAREESEAAKSLAERTVAEAIAEAERVRSDASEHAQRVRTEASDTVARADQDASRTRAEARDDANRIRSDAATQADTLITEVTAEAERLTRETNEEAERVRAESVAKADRLVGEATDEAERLRAEAAETVGSAQAHAERVRADAERARAEAEAEADRLMAHAREEADNTLDQARKDANKRRSEAAEQVDKLISETAAEADKLLTEAQTQALQTTADAEGQADSMVGAARKEAERLVAEATVEGNSRVEKARTDADELLVGARRDATAIRERAEELRDRITAEIEALHTRARREAAETMKSTGDRCDALIKAAEEQLEKATAKAKEIVSEANSEAGKVRIAAVKKAEGLLKEAEQKKSTLVREAEELKAEAIREARRTVEEGKRELEVLVRRREDINAEISRVQDVLVALESFEAPSSGKDGGVKTGAAAGATRSGGKSSDG; from the coding sequence GTGCGGGGCTACGAACGCCAGGAGCGAGAGCCGGCGGCTGACGTCGACCACCTCTCTCGGTTCGAGGCCGAGATGGAGCGGCTGAAGACCGAGCGGGAAAAGGCGATCCAGCACGCCGAGGACCTCGGCTACCAGGTCGAGGTGCTGCGCGCCAAGCTGCACGAGGCGCGCCGCACCCTCATGTCCCGGCCCGCCTACGACAGCGGCGGCGACCTCGGGTACCAGGCCGAGCAGATGCTCCGCCAGGCCCAGATGCAGGCCGACCAGCTGCGCGCGGACGCCGAGCGCGAGCTGAGCCAGGCCCGGGCGCAGACGCAGCGCATCCTCCAGGAGCACGCCGAGCAGGCCGCGCGGCTCCAGGCGGAGCTGCACCAGGAGGCGGTCACCCGTCGCCAGCAGCTCGACCAGGAGCTCTCCGAGCGCCGGCAGACGGTCGAGTCGCACGTCAACGAGAACGTGGCGTGGGCCGAGCAGCTGCGCGCCCGCAGCGAGTCCCAGGCCCGCCGGCTCGTCGACGAGTCGCGCGCGGAGGCCGAGCAGGCGCTGGCCGCCGCCCGTGCCGAGGCCGAGCGGCTCGCCGCCGAGGCCCGCCAGCGGCTGCAGAGCGACTCGGAGGCCGCCCGCAGCGAGGCCGACCAGATCCTGCGCCGGGCCCGCGCCGAGGCCGAGCGGCTGCTGAACGCGGCGTCCACGCAGGCCCAGGAGGCCACCGAGCACGCGGAGCAGCTGCGCACCTCCACCGCCACCGAGTCGGACTCCGCGCGCCGCCAGGCCGCCGAGCTGAGCCGGACCGCCGAGCAGCGCATGGCGGAGGCGGAGGCGGCCCTGCGCGAGGCGCGCGCCGAGGCCGAGAAGCTGGTCACGGAGGCCAAGGAGAACGCGGCCAAGGCCGTCGCCGGCGCCGAGTCGACCAACGAGCAGCGCACCCGTACGGCCAAGGAACAGGTCGCCCGGCTGGTCGAGGAGGCCACCAAGGAGGCCGAGGTCACCAAGGCGTCCGCCGAAGAGGTCGTCGCGGACGCCAGGGCCGAGGCGGAGAAGCTGCTCGCCGAGGCCGCCGAGAAGGCCCGCTCGATCACCGCGGAGGAGTCCGCCTCCGCTCTCGCCAAGACCGCCAAGACCGCCGAGGACGTGCTGAACAAGGCGTCCGAGGAGGCCCGCAACACCACCAAGGCCGCCATAGAGGAGGCCGAGCGCATCCGCGCCGAGGCCGAGGCCGAGGCGGACCGGCTGCGCGCCGAGGCCCACGACATCGCCGAACAGCTCAAGGGCACGGCGAAGGACGACACCGAGGAGTACCGCGCCAAGACGGTCGAGCTGCAGGAGGAGGCGCGCCGGCTGCGCGGCGAGGCCGAGCAGCTGCGCTCCGACGCGGTCGCCGAGGGCGAGCGGATCCGCTCCGAGGCCCGGCGGGAGGCCGTCCAGCAGATCGAGGAGGCGGCCAAGACCGCCGAGGAGCTGCTCGCCAAGGCCCGCACGGACGCCGACGAGCTGCGGCAGACGGCCACCGCGGACAGCGAGAAGGTCCGCACCGAGGCCATCGAACGCGCTTCGACGCTGCGCCGTCAGGCCGAGGAGACGCTGGAGCGGACCCGCAAGGAGGCCGAGCGGCACCGCGCCGAGGCCGAGGAGCAGTCCGAGGAGCTGAAGGCCGAGGCCGAGCGGGCCGCCCGTGAGCTGCGCGAGGAGACCGAGCGCGGCGTCGAGGCCCGCAAGGCGGAGGCGGCCGAGGAGCTGACCCGGCTGCAGAGCGAGGCCGAGGCACGGCTGGCCTCCGCCGAGGAGGCGCTCGCCGACGCCCGCGCCGAGGCCGAGCGGATCCGCCGCGAGGCCGGCGAGGAGAGCGACCGGCTGCGGTCCGAGGCCGCCGAGCGCATCCGTACGCTCCAGGCGCAGGCCGAGGCCGAGGCCGAGCGGCTGCGCGACGAGGCCGCGGCCGACGCGTCGGCGTCCCGCGCCGAGGGCGAGGCCGTCGCCGTACGGCTGCGCTCGGAGGCGGCGGCCGAGGCCGAGCGGCTGAAGTCCGAGGCGCAGGACACCGCCGACCGGGTGCGGGCGGAGGCGCAGGCCGCGGCCGAGCGGCTCGCCACGGAGGCCTCGGAGACGCTGGCCGCCGCGCAGGAGGAGGCCGCCCGGCGCCGCCGCGAGGCCGAGGAGCTCCTCGGCGCGGCCCGGCAGGAGGCCGACCAGGAGCGGCTGCGGGCCCGCGAGCAGAGCGAGGAGCTGCTGGCCTCGGCGCGCAAGCGCGTCGAGGAGGCCCAGACCGAGGCCGTACGGCTGGTCGAGGAGGCCGAGCGGCGGGCCGGCGAGATGGTGTCGGCGGCCGAGCAGCACGCGCAGCAGGTGCGGGACTCCGTCGCCGGGCTGCACGAGCAGGCCCAGGAGGAGATCGCCGGGCTGCGCAACACGGCCGAGCACGTGGCGGACCGGATGCGCCGCGAGGCCGAGGAGGAGTCGGACCGGGTTCGCGCCGACGCCTACGCGGAGCGGGAGCGGGCCACCGAGGACGCCAACCGGGTGCGCCGCGAGGCCCGGGAGGAGTCGGAGGCGGCCAAGTCGCTCGCCGAGCGCACGGTGGCGGAGGCCATCGCCGAGGCGGAGCGGGTGCGCAGCGACGCGTCCGAGCACGCCCAGCGGGTCCGTACGGAGGCCTCGGACACCGTCGCGCGGGCCGACCAGGACGCCTCGCGCACCCGTGCGGAGGCCCGCGACGACGCCAACCGCATCCGTTCGGACGCGGCGACCCAGGCCGACACCCTGATCACCGAGGTGACGGCCGAGGCGGAGCGGCTCACCCGGGAGACCAACGAGGAGGCCGAGCGGGTCCGGGCCGAGTCCGTCGCCAAGGCCGACCGGCTGGTCGGCGAGGCCACCGACGAGGCCGAGCGGCTGCGGGCCGAGGCCGCCGAGACGGTGGGCTCCGCGCAAGCGCACGCCGAGCGGGTCCGGGCCGACGCCGAGCGCGCGCGGGCCGAGGCGGAGGCGGAGGCCGACCGGCTCATGGCGCACGCCCGCGAGGAGGCCGACAACACCCTTGACCAGGCCCGCAAGGACGCCAACAAGCGGCGTTCCGAGGCCGCCGAGCAGGTCGACAAGCTCATCTCGGAGACGGCGGCCGAGGCCGACAAGCTGCTCACCGAGGCGCAGACGCAGGCCCTGCAGACCACCGCGGACGCCGAGGGGCAGGCCGACTCCATGGTCGGCGCGGCCCGCAAGGAGGCCGAGCGGCTGGTCGCCGAGGCGACCGTCGAGGGCAACTCCAGGGTGGAGAAGGCCCGCACCGACGCCGACGAGCTGCTGGTCGGGGCGCGCCGGGACGCGACCGCCATAAGGGAGCGGGCCGAGGAGCTGCGCGACCGCATCACGGCCGAGATCGAGGCGCTGCACACGCGGGCCCGTCGTGAGGCCGCCGAGACGATGAAATCCACCGGTGATCGCTGCGACGCGCTCATCAAGGCCGCCGAGGAGCAGTTGGAGAAGGCGACGGCCAAGGCCAAGGAGATCGTTTCCGAGGCGAACTCCGAGGCGGGCAAGGTGCGTATCGCCGCGGTGAAGAAGGCCGAGGGCCTGCTGAAGGAGGCCGAGCAGAAGAAGTCCACGCTCGTCCGCGAGGCCGAGGAGCTGAAGGCCGAGGCGATCCGCGAGGCCCGCCGGACGGTCGAGGAGGGCAAGCGCGAGCTGGAGGTGCTGGTCCGTCGCCGCGAGGACATCAATGCCGAGATCTCCCGTGTCCAGGACGTCCTGGTGGCGTTGGAGTCTTTTGAGGCCCCGTCGAGCGGCAAGGACGGTGGAGTCAAGACGGGTGCCGCGGCGGGTGCGACTCGTTCGGGTGGCAAGTCGTCAGACGGCTAG
- the meaB gene encoding methylmalonyl Co-A mutase-associated GTPase MeaB encodes MQDVPTLVAQAREGRPRAVARLISLVEGASPQLREVMAALAPLTGGAYVVGLTGSPGVGKSTSTSALVTAYRRAGKRVGVLAVDPSSPFSGGALLGDRVRMSDHASDPGVYIRSMATRGHLGGLAWAAPQAIRVLDAAGCDVILVETVGVGQSEVEIASQADTSVVLLAPGMGDGIQAAKAGILEIGDVYVVNKADRDGADATARELNHMLGLGESRGPGDWRPPIVKTVAARAEGVDEVVEALEKHRAWMEERGVLAGRRRARAAREVETIAVTALRERIGDLHGDRRLSSLAERIVAGELDPYRAADELVAGLTEG; translated from the coding sequence ATGCAGGACGTCCCCACGCTGGTGGCACAGGCCAGGGAAGGGCGGCCCCGGGCCGTCGCCCGGCTGATCTCCCTGGTGGAGGGGGCGTCCCCGCAACTGCGTGAGGTCATGGCGGCACTGGCGCCGCTCACGGGCGGCGCGTACGTCGTGGGCCTCACCGGCTCGCCCGGCGTGGGCAAGTCCACGTCCACGTCGGCGCTGGTGACCGCGTACCGCAGGGCCGGCAAGCGGGTCGGCGTGCTCGCCGTCGACCCGTCGTCGCCCTTCTCGGGCGGCGCGCTGCTCGGCGACCGCGTCCGGATGTCGGACCACGCCTCCGACCCCGGCGTGTACATCCGTTCGATGGCGACCCGTGGTCACCTGGGCGGCCTCGCCTGGGCGGCCCCGCAGGCGATCCGGGTCCTGGACGCGGCGGGCTGCGACGTGATCCTCGTCGAGACGGTCGGGGTCGGCCAGTCCGAGGTGGAGATCGCCTCCCAGGCGGACACGTCCGTGGTGCTCCTCGCTCCCGGCATGGGGGACGGCATCCAGGCGGCCAAGGCGGGGATCCTGGAGATCGGCGACGTCTACGTCGTCAACAAGGCCGACCGGGACGGCGCGGACGCGACCGCCCGCGAGCTGAACCACATGCTGGGGCTCGGTGAGAGCCGTGGGCCCGGGGACTGGCGGCCGCCGATCGTCAAGACGGTGGCGGCGCGGGCGGAAGGGGTCGACGAGGTCGTCGAGGCGCTGGAGAAGCACCGGGCGTGGATGGAGGAGCGGGGGGTTCTCGCGGGGCGGCGCCGGGCTCGTGCGGCGCGTGAGGTGGAGACCATCGCGGTGACCGCCCTGCGGGAGCGGATCGGGGACCTGCACGGGGATCGGCGGCTGTCTTCCTTGGCCGAGCGGATCGTGGCGGGGGAGTTGGATCCCTATCGGGCGGCGGATGAGTTGGTGGCGGGGCTGACGGAGGGCTGA
- the mce gene encoding methylmalonyl-CoA epimerase has protein sequence MLTRIDHIGIACFDLDATVEFYRATYGFEVYHSEVNEEQGVREAMLKINSTDDGGASYLQLLEPTREDSTVAKWLAKNGEGVHHIAFGTADVDGEAAAIKDKGVRVLYEEPRIGSMGSRITFLHPKDCHGVLTELVTSAPVESPEH, from the coding sequence ATGCTGACGCGAATCGACCACATCGGGATCGCCTGCTTCGACCTCGACGCCACCGTCGAGTTCTACCGGGCCACGTACGGCTTCGAGGTGTACCACTCCGAGGTCAACGAGGAGCAGGGCGTGCGCGAGGCCATGCTCAAGATCAACAGCACGGACGACGGCGGTGCCTCCTACCTGCAGCTTCTGGAGCCGACCCGCGAGGATTCCACCGTCGCGAAGTGGCTGGCCAAGAACGGCGAGGGGGTCCACCACATCGCCTTCGGTACGGCGGATGTCGACGGTGAGGCAGCCGCGATCAAGGACAAGGGCGTACGCGTCCTGTACGAGGAGCCGCGAATCGGTTCCATGGGGTCACGGATCACGTTCCTGCACCCCAAGGATTGTCATGGCGTACTGACAGAACTGGTCACTTCGGCGCCAGTTGAGTCACCTGAGCACTGA
- a CDS encoding acetyl-CoA C-acetyltransferase, with protein sequence MTGTNGTTSVIVAGARTPMGRLLGSLKSFSGADLGGFAIKAALDRAGIGGDQVQYVIMGQVLQAGAGQIPARQAAVKAGIPMNVPALTINKVCLSGLDAIALADQLIRAGEFDIVVAGGQESMTNAPHLLPKSREGYKYGAIQMLDAMAHDGLTDAFENIAMGESTEKHNTRLGIGRDEQDSVAAQSHQRAAAAQKNGLFDAEITPVEIPQRKGEPVVFSQDEGIRGETTAESLGKLRPAFAKDGTITAGSASQISDGAAAVVVMSKAKAEELGLTWLAEIGAHGNVAGPDNSLQSQPSNAIQHALKKDGLEVADLDLIEINEAFAAVAVQSMKDLGVSPEKVNVNGGAIALGHPIGMSGARLVLHLALELKRRGGGVGAAALCGGGGQGDALIVRVPKA encoded by the coding sequence ATGACTGGAACGAACGGCACGACCTCGGTGATCGTCGCGGGCGCCCGTACGCCCATGGGACGGTTGCTCGGTTCGCTGAAGTCCTTCTCCGGAGCCGACCTCGGCGGCTTCGCGATCAAGGCCGCCCTGGACCGTGCGGGGATCGGCGGCGACCAGGTGCAGTACGTGATCATGGGCCAGGTGCTCCAGGCCGGGGCGGGGCAGATCCCGGCGCGCCAGGCCGCGGTCAAGGCCGGCATCCCCATGAACGTGCCCGCGCTCACCATCAACAAGGTGTGTCTGTCGGGCCTCGACGCCATCGCGCTCGCCGACCAGCTGATCCGTGCCGGCGAGTTCGACATCGTGGTGGCCGGCGGCCAGGAGTCCATGACCAACGCCCCCCACCTGCTCCCGAAGTCCCGTGAGGGCTACAAGTACGGGGCGATCCAGATGCTCGACGCGATGGCGCACGACGGGCTCACGGACGCCTTCGAGAACATCGCCATGGGCGAGTCGACGGAGAAGCACAACACCCGTCTCGGCATCGGCCGTGACGAGCAGGACTCGGTGGCCGCCCAGTCCCACCAGCGGGCCGCCGCCGCGCAGAAGAACGGCCTCTTCGACGCCGAGATCACGCCGGTGGAGATCCCGCAGCGCAAGGGCGAGCCGGTCGTCTTCAGCCAGGACGAGGGCATCCGGGGCGAGACGACCGCCGAGTCCCTGGGCAAGCTGCGTCCGGCCTTCGCCAAGGACGGCACGATCACGGCCGGCTCCGCCTCGCAGATCTCCGACGGCGCCGCCGCCGTGGTCGTGATGAGCAAGGCCAAGGCGGAGGAACTCGGCCTCACGTGGCTCGCCGAGATCGGCGCCCACGGGAACGTGGCCGGTCCGGACAACTCGCTCCAGTCCCAGCCGTCGAACGCGATTCAGCACGCCCTGAAGAAGGACGGGCTGGAAGTCGCGGACCTGGACCTCATCGAGATCAACGAGGCCTTCGCCGCCGTCGCCGTGCAGTCAATGAAGGACCTCGGCGTGTCCCCGGAAAAGGTGAACGTCAACGGTGGCGCGATCGCCCTCGGGCACCCCATCGGCATGTCCGGCGCCCGGCTCGTCCTGCACCTCGCCCTGGAGCTGAAGCGGCGCGGCGGCGGGGTCGGCGCGGCGGCGCTGTGCGGTGGCGGCGGTCAGGGTGACGCACTGATCGTGCGGGTACCCAAGGCCTGA
- a CDS encoding ATP-binding cassette domain-containing protein, producing the protein MIELDGLTKRYGEKVAVNNLTFAVRPGLVTGFLGPNGAGKSTTMRMILGLDRPTAGDVRIDGTHYDRLRDPLTYIGALLDAKAMHGGRSAFNHLLCLAQSNGIPRARVHEVLDTVGLTSVARKKAKGFSLGMGQRLGIAGALLGDPRILMFDEPVNGLDPEGIHWIRNLMKSLAAQGRTVFVSSHLMSEMALTADHLVVIGQGRLLADTSMALFIQQNSRSYVRIRTPQHEQLLDALHTVGVMVVQTGDGALEVDGGKSEQIGELAGRHGIVLHELSPRQASLEEAFMRLTAESVEYHAHDGTPVASPSPAPAWGAGWKREG; encoded by the coding sequence ATGATCGAGCTCGACGGGCTGACCAAGCGGTATGGCGAGAAGGTCGCGGTGAACAATCTGACTTTCGCCGTGCGGCCCGGACTCGTGACCGGTTTTCTCGGGCCGAACGGCGCCGGGAAATCGACGACGATGCGCATGATCCTGGGGCTCGACCGCCCGACGGCCGGGGACGTCCGGATCGACGGCACGCACTACGACCGCCTGAGGGACCCTCTGACGTACATCGGCGCGCTCCTGGACGCAAAGGCCATGCACGGCGGCCGCAGCGCCTTCAACCATCTGCTGTGCCTCGCGCAGAGCAACGGGATCCCCAGGGCCCGCGTGCACGAGGTGCTGGACACGGTCGGACTGACGTCGGTGGCGCGGAAGAAGGCGAAGGGGTTCTCGCTGGGGATGGGACAGCGGCTCGGCATCGCCGGCGCGCTGCTCGGCGACCCGCGGATCCTGATGTTCGACGAGCCCGTCAACGGCCTCGACCCCGAGGGCATCCACTGGATCCGCAACCTGATGAAGTCCCTCGCGGCCCAGGGCCGGACCGTGTTCGTGTCGTCGCACCTGATGAGCGAGATGGCGCTGACCGCCGACCACCTCGTGGTGATCGGACAGGGCCGGCTCCTCGCCGACACCTCCATGGCTCTGTTCATCCAGCAGAACTCACGGTCGTACGTGCGGATCCGCACCCCGCAGCACGAACAGTTGCTCGACGCTCTGCACACCGTCGGTGTCATGGTCGTGCAGACGGGCGACGGAGCCCTGGAGGTGGACGGCGGGAAATCGGAGCAGATCGGCGAACTGGCCGGCCGGCACGGCATCGTGCTGCACGAGCTGAGCCCCCGACAGGCGTCACTGGAGGAGGCGTTCATGCGGCTGACCGCCGAGTCGGTGGAGTACCACGCGCACGACGGCACCCCGGTGGCGAGCCCGTCGCCCGCCCCCGCCTGGGGCGCCGGCTGGAAGCGGGAGGGCTGA
- a CDS encoding cellulose-binding protein produces MSDTSPYGFELVRRGYDRAQVDERISKLVSDRDSALARITALEKRIEELHLETQNAQAAVTDAEPSYAGLGARVEKILRLAEEEAKDLREEARRAAEQHRELAESAAQQVRNDAESFSAERKAKAEDEGVRIVEKAKSDASQLRAEAQKDAQSKREEADALFEETRAKAAQAAADFETNLAKRREQSERDLASRQQKAEKRLAEIEHRAEQLRLEAEKLRTDAERRARQTVETAQRQAEDIVADANAKADRIRSESERELAALTNRRDSINAQLTNVREMLATLTGAAVAAAGTPVTDDEPISRGVPAQQSR; encoded by the coding sequence ATGAGCGACACTTCCCCCTACGGCTTCGAGCTTGTGCGGCGTGGATACGACCGCGCTCAGGTGGACGAACGTATCTCCAAGCTCGTCTCCGACCGTGACTCCGCTCTCGCCCGCATCACCGCTCTGGAGAAGCGCATCGAGGAGCTCCACCTCGAGACGCAGAACGCCCAGGCGGCGGTGACCGACGCCGAGCCGTCCTACGCCGGTCTCGGCGCGCGCGTCGAGAAGATCCTCCGCCTCGCCGAGGAGGAGGCGAAGGACCTGCGCGAGGAGGCCCGCCGCGCCGCCGAGCAGCACCGTGAGCTCGCCGAGTCGGCGGCCCAGCAGGTGCGCAACGACGCGGAGTCCTTCTCCGCGGAGCGCAAGGCCAAGGCCGAGGACGAGGGCGTCCGGATCGTCGAGAAGGCCAAGAGCGACGCTTCGCAGCTGCGTGCCGAGGCGCAGAAGGACGCGCAGTCCAAGCGCGAGGAGGCGGACGCCCTCTTCGAGGAGACCCGTGCGAAGGCCGCGCAGGCCGCCGCCGACTTCGAGACGAACCTCGCCAAGCGCCGCGAGCAGTCCGAGCGCGACCTGGCGTCGCGTCAGCAGAAGGCCGAGAAGCGTCTCGCGGAGATCGAGCACCGCGCGGAGCAGCTGCGGCTGGAGGCCGAGAAGCTGCGCACCGACGCCGAGCGCCGTGCCCGCCAGACGGTGGAGACCGCGCAGCGTCAGGCCGAGGACATCGTCGCGGACGCGAACGCCAAGGCGGACCGGATCCGTTCGGAATCCGAGCGCGAGCTGGCGGCGCTCACCAACCGCCGCGACTCGATCAACGCCCAGCTGACGAACGTGCGCGAGATGCTGGCGACCCTCACGGGTGCGGCGGTCGCCGCCGCGGGCACGCCGGTCACCGACGACGAGCCGATCTCCCGCGGGGTTCCGGCCCAGCAGTCCCGGTAA
- a CDS encoding PepSY domain-containing protein gives MKRNIVIATVTAVALIGGGTATAIAVAGDDKAPAKKTVSVSNDDNDRDDLNDDSDGTAQDKADDKAGDKAEDRAARDTDQDADDKAENAAEAKAGQVTAAEAIRTALKHKDGTAVSADLDDEGTNLVWDVDVLTGGGKWFSVQVDPGTGKVLGSHADHDDDGDDAAETQQIRTALKGASVTAAEAAEAAAGKGTVTSVDLDEESADQAWEVDTTAADGTGSDWRVNLDSGKLTADRTED, from the coding sequence ATGAAGCGCAACATCGTCATCGCCACCGTCACGGCCGTCGCCCTGATCGGCGGCGGCACCGCGACCGCCATCGCGGTCGCGGGTGACGACAAGGCGCCCGCGAAGAAGACCGTGTCGGTCTCGAACGACGACAACGACCGCGACGACCTGAACGACGACTCCGACGGCACGGCCCAGGACAAGGCGGACGACAAGGCGGGGGACAAGGCCGAGGACCGGGCGGCCCGCGACACGGACCAGGACGCGGACGACAAGGCCGAGAACGCGGCCGAGGCGAAGGCCGGTCAGGTCACGGCCGCCGAGGCGATCAGGACGGCGCTGAAGCACAAGGACGGTACGGCGGTCTCCGCCGACCTCGACGACGAGGGCACGAACCTGGTCTGGGACGTCGACGTGCTGACCGGCGGCGGCAAGTGGTTCAGCGTCCAGGTCGACCCCGGCACCGGCAAGGTCCTCGGCTCGCACGCCGACCACGACGACGACGGTGACGACGCCGCCGAGACCCAGCAGATCCGGACCGCGCTGAAGGGCGCCTCCGTGACCGCCGCCGAGGCCGCCGAGGCCGCCGCCGGCAAGGGCACGGTGACCTCCGTGGACCTCGACGAGGAGAGCGCGGACCAGGCCTGGGAGGTCGACACCACCGCCGCCGACGGCACCGGCAGCGACTGGCGGGTGAACCTCGACTCCGGCAAGCTCACCGCCGACCGCACGGAGGACTGA
- a CDS encoding MFS transporter, with the protein MSATSPRPSYAAVLRIPYARRTFAAALVGRLSYGMVPLAVLLAVTRATGSYAVAGTVMALFGATSVLLSPARAALVDRYGPRRALPPMASLYAALLVLLAVATWRPGAPAPVLGAVAAAAGACTPPLGPTMRTVWSELAAERGLLPRAYSLDGVAEELLFVSGPLVVGTVVQFAPPAVAVAMGAVLVAVGTFGFVVSPAVARLPGRGAVSEKPTGRRRSVVTGIVPPVVAAGGAGLALGALDLLVLAFAEQRGHGDGVVAWIFAALSAGSAVGGLLYGAVEWRSGARVRLALLTAGLGLALAGAGLAPNLAVLTGAVVCAGLFVAPALTTAYLVADASAPPTARTRSGAWVNTAVNAGIATGAAASGLLVDRLSPALGFALAGATALLAATAVGVGSRRDRATGPEARAEDSVAALS; encoded by the coding sequence ATGTCCGCGACCTCCCCGCGGCCCTCGTACGCCGCGGTGCTCCGCATCCCGTACGCCCGCCGCACCTTCGCCGCCGCACTCGTCGGCCGGCTCTCCTACGGCATGGTGCCGCTCGCCGTGCTGCTCGCCGTGACCCGCGCGACGGGGTCGTACGCCGTCGCCGGCACCGTCATGGCCCTCTTCGGGGCCACCAGCGTCCTCCTGTCGCCCGCGAGGGCGGCACTCGTCGACCGGTACGGCCCCCGCCGGGCACTGCCACCGATGGCCTCGCTGTACGCCGCGCTGCTCGTCCTGCTGGCCGTGGCGACCTGGCGGCCGGGCGCCCCGGCCCCGGTACTCGGCGCGGTCGCGGCGGCGGCGGGCGCCTGTACGCCGCCGCTCGGGCCGACGATGCGCACGGTGTGGAGCGAACTCGCCGCGGAGCGGGGGCTGTTGCCGCGCGCGTACAGCCTCGACGGGGTCGCGGAGGAACTGCTGTTCGTGTCCGGGCCGTTGGTGGTGGGCACGGTCGTGCAGTTCGCCCCTCCGGCTGTCGCCGTGGCCATGGGGGCCGTGCTGGTGGCGGTCGGGACCTTCGGGTTCGTCGTCTCCCCGGCCGTGGCGCGCCTTCCGGGGCGGGGCGCGGTGTCCGAGAAGCCGACGGGCCGACGCCGGTCGGTCGTCACCGGCATCGTGCCGCCCGTCGTCGCGGCCGGCGGTGCCGGGCTGGCGCTCGGGGCGCTCGACCTGCTCGTGCTGGCCTTCGCCGAGCAGCGGGGCCATGGGGACGGCGTGGTGGCCTGGATCTTCGCCGCGCTGTCCGCCGGGAGCGCGGTGGGCGGGCTGCTGTACGGCGCGGTCGAGTGGCGCTCCGGTGCCCGCGTACGGCTCGCGCTGCTGACGGCGGGGCTGGGGCTCGCCCTCGCGGGTGCGGGGCTCGCCCCGAACCTCGCCGTCCTCACCGGCGCCGTCGTCTGCGCGGGCCTCTTCGTCGCCCCGGCCCTCACCACCGCGTACCTCGTCGCCGACGCCTCCGCCCCGCCCACCGCCCGCACCCGGTCCGGCGCCTGGGTCAACACGGCCGTCAACGCGGGTATCGCGACGGGGGCCGCGGCCTCCGGGCTGCTGGTGGACCGCCTCTCTCCCGCCCTCGGCTTCGCCCTGGCGGGCGCCACGGCCCTTCTCGCGGCGACCGCCGTGGGAGTGGGGAGCCGACGGGACCGCGCGACCGGGCCGGAGGCGAGAGCGGAGGACTCGGTCGCGGCGCTTTCCTGA